Proteins from a genomic interval of Poecile atricapillus isolate bPoeAtr1 chromosome 1, bPoeAtr1.hap1, whole genome shotgun sequence:
- the CTNND1 gene encoding catenin delta-1 isoform X3 — protein MDDSEVESTASILASVKEQEAQFEKLTRALEEERRHVSAQLERVRVSPQDAGPGLANGTLTRRHQNGRFLGDADLERQKYSDLKLNGPQDHSHLLYSTIPRMQDPGQIVEETYTMEEDPEGAMSVVSVETSDDGTTRRTETTVKKVVKTVTTRTVQQVPVGPDGLPLETSPVTSNYVQTMDRNFRKNGNGGPGSYLGQAGTATLPRNYHYPDGYGRPYEDGYPGSDHSYGSLSRVTRIDERYRPSMDTYRAPSRQDIYGPQPQVRVGGSNMDLNHFHPEPYGLEDDQRSVGFEDVDYGLMSDYGTARRAGTPSDARRRLRSYEDMLVDEVAPDRYYWAPLAQHERGSLASLDSLRKGGPAPGNWRQPELPEVIAMLSFRLDAVKSNAAAYLQHLCYRNDKVKTEVRRLKGIPVLVGLLDHPKKEVHYGACGALKNISFGKDQDNKIAIKNCDGVPALVRLLRKAHDMDLTEVITGTLWNLSSHDSIKMAIVDHALHALTDEVVIPRSGWEREPNEDSKPRHIEWESVLTNTAGCLRNVSSERSEARRKLRECDGLVDALIYIVQSEIGQKDLDSKLVENCVCLLRNLSYQVHREIPHAERYQETPLVPANNAGPHNASCFGAKKGKGKKLPEDPGADTVDFPKRTTPAKGYELLFQPEVVRIYISLLKESKTPAILEASAGAIQNLCAGSWTYGRYIRSALRQEKGLSAIADLLTHDSERVVKAASGALRNLAVDLRNKELIGKHAIPNLVKNLPGGQQTPAKNLSEDTVVSILNTINEVIVDNLEAAKKLRETQGIEKLVLINKSGNRSEREVRAAALVLQTVWGYKELRKPLEKEGWKKSDFQVNLSNASRTQGGNSFDDSTLPLIDRNQKTDKKSSREEIQMSNMGPDNYSTLNERDHSRTLDRSGDLGDMEPVKAVPLMQKI, from the exons ATGGACGACTCGGAAGTGGAGTCGACCGCCAGCATCCTTGCCTCTGTCAAGGAGCAGGAGGCACAGTTCGAGAAGCTGACCCGGGCCCTGGAGGAGGAACGGCGCCATGTCTCAGCCCAGCTGGAGCGAGTCCGGGTCTCCCCACAGGACGCCGGCCCGGGCTTGGCCAACGGCACGCTCACCCGGCGGCACCAG AACGGACGTTTCCTGGGCGATGCTGACCTGGAAAGGCAGAAATATTCAGATCTGAAGCTCAACGGGCCACAG GACCACAGCCACCTCTTGTACAGCACAATCCCCAGGATGCAGGACCCGGGCCAGATCGTGGAGGAGACGTACACCATGGAGGAAGACCCAGAAGGGGCCATGTCTGTCGTGTCTGTGGAGACGTCAGATGATGGGACAACTCGGCGTACAGAGACCACG GTGAAGAAGGTGGTGAAGACCGTGACCACCCGGACGGTGCAGCAGGTGCCAGTGGGGCCTGATGGGCTGCCTTTGGAAACGTCCCCCGTCACCAGCAACTACGTCCAGACCATGGACAGGAACTTCCGCAAGAACGGCAATGGGGGCCCCGGCAGCTACCTGGGCCAGGCGGGCACAGCCACCCTCCCTCGCAACTACCACTACCCCGATGGCTACGGCCGCCCCTACGAGGACGGGTACCCGGGCAGTGACCACAGCTACGGCAGCCTGTCCCGCGTCACCCGCATCGACGAGCGCTACCGCCCCTCCATGGACACCTACCGGGCCCCCAGCCGCCAGGACATCTatggcccccagccccaggtgcGTGTTGGGGGCAGCAACATGGACCTCAACCATTTCCACCCTGAGCCCTACGGCCTGGAGGATGACCAGCGCAGCGTGGGCTTTGAAGATGTGGACTACGGGCTCATGTCTGACTATGGCACGgccaggagggcagggacccCATCTGATGCTCGGCGACGGCTCAG GAGTTATGAAGACATGCTGGTGGATGAAGTGGCCCCTGACCGGTACTACTGGGCTCCGCTGGCCCAGCACGAGCGGGGCAGCCTGGCCAGCCTGGACAGCCTGCGGAAGGGCGGCCCAGCCCCTGGGAACTGGCGCCAGCCAGAGCTGCCGGAGGTCATAGCCATGCTGAGCTTCCGGCTGGACGCCGTCAAGTCCAACGCAGCCGCCTACCTGCAGCACCTGTGCTACCGCAACGACAAGGTGAAGACGGAGGTGCGCCGGCTGAAGGGCATCCCCGTGCTCGTGGGGCTGCTGGATCACCCCAAGAAGGAGGTGCACTACGGCGCCTGTGGAGCGCTCAAGAACATCTCCTTTGGCAAGGACCAGGATAACAAAATCGCCATCAAGAACTGCGACGGGGTGCCTGCGCTGGTGCGCCTGCTGCGCAAGGCCCACGACATGGACCTCACCGAGGTCATCACAG GGACGCTGTGGAACCTGTCCTCGCACGATTCCATCAAAATGGCCATTGTGGATCACGCGCTACATGCCCTGACCGATGAGGTGGTCATTCCCCGCTCCGGCTGGGAGCGGGAGCCCAACGAGGATTCCAAACCCCGCCATATAGAGTGGGAGTCGGTGCTCACCAACACCGCTGGCTGCCTTAG GAATGTGAGCTCGGAGCGGAGCGAGGCCCGTCGGAAGCTGCGGGAATGTGATGGGCTGGTGGATGCCCTGATCTACATTGTGCAGTCTGAGATTGGCCAGAAGGACTTGGACAGCAAG CTGGTGGAGAACTGTGTGTGCCTGCTGAGGAACCTGTCCTACCAAGTCCACCGCGAGATCCCCCATGCTGAGCGCTACCAGGAGACGCCCCTTGTCCCTGCCAACAACGCTGGGCCCCACAACGCCAGCTGCTTTGGGGCCAAGAAGGGCAAAG GTAAAAAGCTCCCAGAAGACCCTGGTGCCGACACAGTGGATTTTCCCAAAAGAACAACTCCAGCCAAAG GCTACGAGCTCCTCTTCCAGCCAGAAGTGGTGCGGATATACATCTCCCTCCTGAAGGAAAGCAAGACTCCAGCTATCCTGGAGGCTTCAGCAGGAGCCATCCAGAACCTGTGCGCTGGCAGCTGGACG TACGGCCGGTACATCCGCTCAGCCCTGCGCCAGGAGAAGGGGCTCTCTGCCATCGCCGACCTCCTGACCCACGACAGCGAGCGCGTGGTGAAAGCGGCATCCGGGGCCCTGCGCAACCTGGCCGTGGACCTGCGCAACAAGGAGCTGATAG GCAAACATGCAATCCCCAACCTAGTGAAGAACCTGCCTGGAGGCCAGCAGACCCCTGCCAAAAACCTCTCTGAGGACACAGTGGTGTCAATCCTCAATACCATCAATGAAGTGATCGTGGACAACCTCGAGGCGGCCAAAAAGCTCCGGGAAACGCAGGGGATTGAGAAGCTTGTGCTGATAAACAAATCTGG GAACCGCTCAGAGAGAGAAGTCCGGGCAGCCGCCCTTGTCTTGCAGACAGTCTGGGGCTATAAGGAGCTGCGGAAGCCCCTTGAGAAGGAAGGCTGGAAGAAGTCAGATTTCCAG GTGAACCTGAGCAATGCCTCTCGGACCCAGGGAGGCAACTCCTTTGATGACAGCACCTTGCCTCTCATCGACAGGAACCAAAAAACAG ACAAGAAATCCTCCCGGGAGGAGATCCAGATGAGCAACATGGGACCAG ACAACTATTCCACACTCAACGAAAGGGACCACAGCAGGACGCTGGACCGATCTGGTGACCTCGGAGACATGGAGCCAGTGAAGGCAGTGCCGTTGATG CAGAAGATCTAG
- the CTNND1 gene encoding catenin delta-1 isoform X2, which produces MDDSEVESTASILASVKEQEAQFEKLTRALEEERRHVSAQLERVRVSPQDAGPGLANGTLTRRHQNGRFLGDADLERQKYSDLKLNGPQDHSHLLYSTIPRMQDPGQIVEETYTMEEDPEGAMSVVSVETSDDGTTRRTETTVKKVVKTVTTRTVQQVPVGPDGLPLETSPVTSNYVQTMDRNFRKNGNGGPGSYLGQAGTATLPRNYHYPDGYGRPYEDGYPGSDHSYGSLSRVTRIDERYRPSMDTYRAPSRQDIYGPQPQVRVGGSNMDLNHFHPEPYGLEDDQRSVGFEDVDYGLMSDYGTARRAGTPSDARRRLRSYEDMLVDEVAPDRYYWAPLAQHERGSLASLDSLRKGGPAPGNWRQPELPEVIAMLSFRLDAVKSNAAAYLQHLCYRNDKVKTEVRRLKGIPVLVGLLDHPKKEVHYGACGALKNISFGKDQDNKIAIKNCDGVPALVRLLRKAHDMDLTEVITGTLWNLSSHDSIKMAIVDHALHALTDEVVIPRSGWEREPNEDSKPRHIEWESVLTNTAGCLRNVSSERSEARRKLRECDGLVDALIYIVQSEIGQKDLDSKLVENCVCLLRNLSYQVHREIPHAERYQETPLVPANNAGPHNASCFGAKKGKDEWFSRGKKLPEDPGADTVDFPKRTTPAKGYELLFQPEVVRIYISLLKESKTPAILEASAGAIQNLCAGSWTYGRYIRSALRQEKGLSAIADLLTHDSERVVKAASGALRNLAVDLRNKELIGKHAIPNLVKNLPGGQQTPAKNLSEDTVVSILNTINEVIVDNLEAAKKLRETQGIEKLVLINKSGNRSEREVRAAALVLQTVWGYKELRKPLEKEGWKKSDFQVNLSNASRTQGGNSFDDSTLPLIDRNQKTDKKSSREEIQMSNMGPDNYSTLNERDHSRTLDRSGDLGDMEPVKAVPLMKI; this is translated from the exons ATGGACGACTCGGAAGTGGAGTCGACCGCCAGCATCCTTGCCTCTGTCAAGGAGCAGGAGGCACAGTTCGAGAAGCTGACCCGGGCCCTGGAGGAGGAACGGCGCCATGTCTCAGCCCAGCTGGAGCGAGTCCGGGTCTCCCCACAGGACGCCGGCCCGGGCTTGGCCAACGGCACGCTCACCCGGCGGCACCAG AACGGACGTTTCCTGGGCGATGCTGACCTGGAAAGGCAGAAATATTCAGATCTGAAGCTCAACGGGCCACAG GACCACAGCCACCTCTTGTACAGCACAATCCCCAGGATGCAGGACCCGGGCCAGATCGTGGAGGAGACGTACACCATGGAGGAAGACCCAGAAGGGGCCATGTCTGTCGTGTCTGTGGAGACGTCAGATGATGGGACAACTCGGCGTACAGAGACCACG GTGAAGAAGGTGGTGAAGACCGTGACCACCCGGACGGTGCAGCAGGTGCCAGTGGGGCCTGATGGGCTGCCTTTGGAAACGTCCCCCGTCACCAGCAACTACGTCCAGACCATGGACAGGAACTTCCGCAAGAACGGCAATGGGGGCCCCGGCAGCTACCTGGGCCAGGCGGGCACAGCCACCCTCCCTCGCAACTACCACTACCCCGATGGCTACGGCCGCCCCTACGAGGACGGGTACCCGGGCAGTGACCACAGCTACGGCAGCCTGTCCCGCGTCACCCGCATCGACGAGCGCTACCGCCCCTCCATGGACACCTACCGGGCCCCCAGCCGCCAGGACATCTatggcccccagccccaggtgcGTGTTGGGGGCAGCAACATGGACCTCAACCATTTCCACCCTGAGCCCTACGGCCTGGAGGATGACCAGCGCAGCGTGGGCTTTGAAGATGTGGACTACGGGCTCATGTCTGACTATGGCACGgccaggagggcagggacccCATCTGATGCTCGGCGACGGCTCAG GAGTTATGAAGACATGCTGGTGGATGAAGTGGCCCCTGACCGGTACTACTGGGCTCCGCTGGCCCAGCACGAGCGGGGCAGCCTGGCCAGCCTGGACAGCCTGCGGAAGGGCGGCCCAGCCCCTGGGAACTGGCGCCAGCCAGAGCTGCCGGAGGTCATAGCCATGCTGAGCTTCCGGCTGGACGCCGTCAAGTCCAACGCAGCCGCCTACCTGCAGCACCTGTGCTACCGCAACGACAAGGTGAAGACGGAGGTGCGCCGGCTGAAGGGCATCCCCGTGCTCGTGGGGCTGCTGGATCACCCCAAGAAGGAGGTGCACTACGGCGCCTGTGGAGCGCTCAAGAACATCTCCTTTGGCAAGGACCAGGATAACAAAATCGCCATCAAGAACTGCGACGGGGTGCCTGCGCTGGTGCGCCTGCTGCGCAAGGCCCACGACATGGACCTCACCGAGGTCATCACAG GGACGCTGTGGAACCTGTCCTCGCACGATTCCATCAAAATGGCCATTGTGGATCACGCGCTACATGCCCTGACCGATGAGGTGGTCATTCCCCGCTCCGGCTGGGAGCGGGAGCCCAACGAGGATTCCAAACCCCGCCATATAGAGTGGGAGTCGGTGCTCACCAACACCGCTGGCTGCCTTAG GAATGTGAGCTCGGAGCGGAGCGAGGCCCGTCGGAAGCTGCGGGAATGTGATGGGCTGGTGGATGCCCTGATCTACATTGTGCAGTCTGAGATTGGCCAGAAGGACTTGGACAGCAAG CTGGTGGAGAACTGTGTGTGCCTGCTGAGGAACCTGTCCTACCAAGTCCACCGCGAGATCCCCCATGCTGAGCGCTACCAGGAGACGCCCCTTGTCCCTGCCAACAACGCTGGGCCCCACAACGCCAGCTGCTTTGGGGCCAAGAAGGGCAAAG ACGAGTGGTTCTCCAGAG GTAAAAAGCTCCCAGAAGACCCTGGTGCCGACACAGTGGATTTTCCCAAAAGAACAACTCCAGCCAAAG GCTACGAGCTCCTCTTCCAGCCAGAAGTGGTGCGGATATACATCTCCCTCCTGAAGGAAAGCAAGACTCCAGCTATCCTGGAGGCTTCAGCAGGAGCCATCCAGAACCTGTGCGCTGGCAGCTGGACG TACGGCCGGTACATCCGCTCAGCCCTGCGCCAGGAGAAGGGGCTCTCTGCCATCGCCGACCTCCTGACCCACGACAGCGAGCGCGTGGTGAAAGCGGCATCCGGGGCCCTGCGCAACCTGGCCGTGGACCTGCGCAACAAGGAGCTGATAG GCAAACATGCAATCCCCAACCTAGTGAAGAACCTGCCTGGAGGCCAGCAGACCCCTGCCAAAAACCTCTCTGAGGACACAGTGGTGTCAATCCTCAATACCATCAATGAAGTGATCGTGGACAACCTCGAGGCGGCCAAAAAGCTCCGGGAAACGCAGGGGATTGAGAAGCTTGTGCTGATAAACAAATCTGG GAACCGCTCAGAGAGAGAAGTCCGGGCAGCCGCCCTTGTCTTGCAGACAGTCTGGGGCTATAAGGAGCTGCGGAAGCCCCTTGAGAAGGAAGGCTGGAAGAAGTCAGATTTCCAG GTGAACCTGAGCAATGCCTCTCGGACCCAGGGAGGCAACTCCTTTGATGACAGCACCTTGCCTCTCATCGACAGGAACCAAAAAACAG ACAAGAAATCCTCCCGGGAGGAGATCCAGATGAGCAACATGGGACCAG ACAACTATTCCACACTCAACGAAAGGGACCACAGCAGGACGCTGGACCGATCTGGTGACCTCGGAGACATGGAGCCAGTGAAGGCAGTGCCGTTGATG AAGATCTAG
- the CTNND1 gene encoding catenin delta-1 isoform X1: protein MDDSEVESTASILASVKEQEAQFEKLTRALEEERRHVSAQLERVRVSPQDAGPGLANGTLTRRHQNGRFLGDADLERQKYSDLKLNGPQDHSHLLYSTIPRMQDPGQIVEETYTMEEDPEGAMSVVSVETSDDGTTRRTETTVKKVVKTVTTRTVQQVPVGPDGLPLETSPVTSNYVQTMDRNFRKNGNGGPGSYLGQAGTATLPRNYHYPDGYGRPYEDGYPGSDHSYGSLSRVTRIDERYRPSMDTYRAPSRQDIYGPQPQVRVGGSNMDLNHFHPEPYGLEDDQRSVGFEDVDYGLMSDYGTARRAGTPSDARRRLRSYEDMLVDEVAPDRYYWAPLAQHERGSLASLDSLRKGGPAPGNWRQPELPEVIAMLSFRLDAVKSNAAAYLQHLCYRNDKVKTEVRRLKGIPVLVGLLDHPKKEVHYGACGALKNISFGKDQDNKIAIKNCDGVPALVRLLRKAHDMDLTEVITGTLWNLSSHDSIKMAIVDHALHALTDEVVIPRSGWEREPNEDSKPRHIEWESVLTNTAGCLRNVSSERSEARRKLRECDGLVDALIYIVQSEIGQKDLDSKLVENCVCLLRNLSYQVHREIPHAERYQETPLVPANNAGPHNASCFGAKKGKDEWFSRGKKLPEDPGADTVDFPKRTTPAKGYELLFQPEVVRIYISLLKESKTPAILEASAGAIQNLCAGSWTYGRYIRSALRQEKGLSAIADLLTHDSERVVKAASGALRNLAVDLRNKELIGKHAIPNLVKNLPGGQQTPAKNLSEDTVVSILNTINEVIVDNLEAAKKLRETQGIEKLVLINKSGNRSEREVRAAALVLQTVWGYKELRKPLEKEGWKKSDFQVNLSNASRTQGGNSFDDSTLPLIDRNQKTDKKSSREEIQMSNMGPDNYSTLNERDHSRTLDRSGDLGDMEPVKAVPLMQKI, encoded by the exons ATGGACGACTCGGAAGTGGAGTCGACCGCCAGCATCCTTGCCTCTGTCAAGGAGCAGGAGGCACAGTTCGAGAAGCTGACCCGGGCCCTGGAGGAGGAACGGCGCCATGTCTCAGCCCAGCTGGAGCGAGTCCGGGTCTCCCCACAGGACGCCGGCCCGGGCTTGGCCAACGGCACGCTCACCCGGCGGCACCAG AACGGACGTTTCCTGGGCGATGCTGACCTGGAAAGGCAGAAATATTCAGATCTGAAGCTCAACGGGCCACAG GACCACAGCCACCTCTTGTACAGCACAATCCCCAGGATGCAGGACCCGGGCCAGATCGTGGAGGAGACGTACACCATGGAGGAAGACCCAGAAGGGGCCATGTCTGTCGTGTCTGTGGAGACGTCAGATGATGGGACAACTCGGCGTACAGAGACCACG GTGAAGAAGGTGGTGAAGACCGTGACCACCCGGACGGTGCAGCAGGTGCCAGTGGGGCCTGATGGGCTGCCTTTGGAAACGTCCCCCGTCACCAGCAACTACGTCCAGACCATGGACAGGAACTTCCGCAAGAACGGCAATGGGGGCCCCGGCAGCTACCTGGGCCAGGCGGGCACAGCCACCCTCCCTCGCAACTACCACTACCCCGATGGCTACGGCCGCCCCTACGAGGACGGGTACCCGGGCAGTGACCACAGCTACGGCAGCCTGTCCCGCGTCACCCGCATCGACGAGCGCTACCGCCCCTCCATGGACACCTACCGGGCCCCCAGCCGCCAGGACATCTatggcccccagccccaggtgcGTGTTGGGGGCAGCAACATGGACCTCAACCATTTCCACCCTGAGCCCTACGGCCTGGAGGATGACCAGCGCAGCGTGGGCTTTGAAGATGTGGACTACGGGCTCATGTCTGACTATGGCACGgccaggagggcagggacccCATCTGATGCTCGGCGACGGCTCAG GAGTTATGAAGACATGCTGGTGGATGAAGTGGCCCCTGACCGGTACTACTGGGCTCCGCTGGCCCAGCACGAGCGGGGCAGCCTGGCCAGCCTGGACAGCCTGCGGAAGGGCGGCCCAGCCCCTGGGAACTGGCGCCAGCCAGAGCTGCCGGAGGTCATAGCCATGCTGAGCTTCCGGCTGGACGCCGTCAAGTCCAACGCAGCCGCCTACCTGCAGCACCTGTGCTACCGCAACGACAAGGTGAAGACGGAGGTGCGCCGGCTGAAGGGCATCCCCGTGCTCGTGGGGCTGCTGGATCACCCCAAGAAGGAGGTGCACTACGGCGCCTGTGGAGCGCTCAAGAACATCTCCTTTGGCAAGGACCAGGATAACAAAATCGCCATCAAGAACTGCGACGGGGTGCCTGCGCTGGTGCGCCTGCTGCGCAAGGCCCACGACATGGACCTCACCGAGGTCATCACAG GGACGCTGTGGAACCTGTCCTCGCACGATTCCATCAAAATGGCCATTGTGGATCACGCGCTACATGCCCTGACCGATGAGGTGGTCATTCCCCGCTCCGGCTGGGAGCGGGAGCCCAACGAGGATTCCAAACCCCGCCATATAGAGTGGGAGTCGGTGCTCACCAACACCGCTGGCTGCCTTAG GAATGTGAGCTCGGAGCGGAGCGAGGCCCGTCGGAAGCTGCGGGAATGTGATGGGCTGGTGGATGCCCTGATCTACATTGTGCAGTCTGAGATTGGCCAGAAGGACTTGGACAGCAAG CTGGTGGAGAACTGTGTGTGCCTGCTGAGGAACCTGTCCTACCAAGTCCACCGCGAGATCCCCCATGCTGAGCGCTACCAGGAGACGCCCCTTGTCCCTGCCAACAACGCTGGGCCCCACAACGCCAGCTGCTTTGGGGCCAAGAAGGGCAAAG ACGAGTGGTTCTCCAGAG GTAAAAAGCTCCCAGAAGACCCTGGTGCCGACACAGTGGATTTTCCCAAAAGAACAACTCCAGCCAAAG GCTACGAGCTCCTCTTCCAGCCAGAAGTGGTGCGGATATACATCTCCCTCCTGAAGGAAAGCAAGACTCCAGCTATCCTGGAGGCTTCAGCAGGAGCCATCCAGAACCTGTGCGCTGGCAGCTGGACG TACGGCCGGTACATCCGCTCAGCCCTGCGCCAGGAGAAGGGGCTCTCTGCCATCGCCGACCTCCTGACCCACGACAGCGAGCGCGTGGTGAAAGCGGCATCCGGGGCCCTGCGCAACCTGGCCGTGGACCTGCGCAACAAGGAGCTGATAG GCAAACATGCAATCCCCAACCTAGTGAAGAACCTGCCTGGAGGCCAGCAGACCCCTGCCAAAAACCTCTCTGAGGACACAGTGGTGTCAATCCTCAATACCATCAATGAAGTGATCGTGGACAACCTCGAGGCGGCCAAAAAGCTCCGGGAAACGCAGGGGATTGAGAAGCTTGTGCTGATAAACAAATCTGG GAACCGCTCAGAGAGAGAAGTCCGGGCAGCCGCCCTTGTCTTGCAGACAGTCTGGGGCTATAAGGAGCTGCGGAAGCCCCTTGAGAAGGAAGGCTGGAAGAAGTCAGATTTCCAG GTGAACCTGAGCAATGCCTCTCGGACCCAGGGAGGCAACTCCTTTGATGACAGCACCTTGCCTCTCATCGACAGGAACCAAAAAACAG ACAAGAAATCCTCCCGGGAGGAGATCCAGATGAGCAACATGGGACCAG ACAACTATTCCACACTCAACGAAAGGGACCACAGCAGGACGCTGGACCGATCTGGTGACCTCGGAGACATGGAGCCAGTGAAGGCAGTGCCGTTGATG CAGAAGATCTAG
- the CTNND1 gene encoding catenin delta-1 isoform X4, whose translation MQDPGQIVEETYTMEEDPEGAMSVVSVETSDDGTTRRTETTVKKVVKTVTTRTVQQVPVGPDGLPLETSPVTSNYVQTMDRNFRKNGNGGPGSYLGQAGTATLPRNYHYPDGYGRPYEDGYPGSDHSYGSLSRVTRIDERYRPSMDTYRAPSRQDIYGPQPQVRVGGSNMDLNHFHPEPYGLEDDQRSVGFEDVDYGLMSDYGTARRAGTPSDARRRLRSYEDMLVDEVAPDRYYWAPLAQHERGSLASLDSLRKGGPAPGNWRQPELPEVIAMLSFRLDAVKSNAAAYLQHLCYRNDKVKTEVRRLKGIPVLVGLLDHPKKEVHYGACGALKNISFGKDQDNKIAIKNCDGVPALVRLLRKAHDMDLTEVITGTLWNLSSHDSIKMAIVDHALHALTDEVVIPRSGWEREPNEDSKPRHIEWESVLTNTAGCLRNVSSERSEARRKLRECDGLVDALIYIVQSEIGQKDLDSKLVENCVCLLRNLSYQVHREIPHAERYQETPLVPANNAGPHNASCFGAKKGKDEWFSRGKKLPEDPGADTVDFPKRTTPAKGYELLFQPEVVRIYISLLKESKTPAILEASAGAIQNLCAGSWTYGRYIRSALRQEKGLSAIADLLTHDSERVVKAASGALRNLAVDLRNKELIGKHAIPNLVKNLPGGQQTPAKNLSEDTVVSILNTINEVIVDNLEAAKKLRETQGIEKLVLINKSGNRSEREVRAAALVLQTVWGYKELRKPLEKEGWKKSDFQVNLSNASRTQGGNSFDDSTLPLIDRNQKTDKKSSREEIQMSNMGPDNYSTLNERDHSRTLDRSGDLGDMEPVKAVPLMQKI comes from the exons ATGCAGGACCCGGGCCAGATCGTGGAGGAGACGTACACCATGGAGGAAGACCCAGAAGGGGCCATGTCTGTCGTGTCTGTGGAGACGTCAGATGATGGGACAACTCGGCGTACAGAGACCACG GTGAAGAAGGTGGTGAAGACCGTGACCACCCGGACGGTGCAGCAGGTGCCAGTGGGGCCTGATGGGCTGCCTTTGGAAACGTCCCCCGTCACCAGCAACTACGTCCAGACCATGGACAGGAACTTCCGCAAGAACGGCAATGGGGGCCCCGGCAGCTACCTGGGCCAGGCGGGCACAGCCACCCTCCCTCGCAACTACCACTACCCCGATGGCTACGGCCGCCCCTACGAGGACGGGTACCCGGGCAGTGACCACAGCTACGGCAGCCTGTCCCGCGTCACCCGCATCGACGAGCGCTACCGCCCCTCCATGGACACCTACCGGGCCCCCAGCCGCCAGGACATCTatggcccccagccccaggtgcGTGTTGGGGGCAGCAACATGGACCTCAACCATTTCCACCCTGAGCCCTACGGCCTGGAGGATGACCAGCGCAGCGTGGGCTTTGAAGATGTGGACTACGGGCTCATGTCTGACTATGGCACGgccaggagggcagggacccCATCTGATGCTCGGCGACGGCTCAG GAGTTATGAAGACATGCTGGTGGATGAAGTGGCCCCTGACCGGTACTACTGGGCTCCGCTGGCCCAGCACGAGCGGGGCAGCCTGGCCAGCCTGGACAGCCTGCGGAAGGGCGGCCCAGCCCCTGGGAACTGGCGCCAGCCAGAGCTGCCGGAGGTCATAGCCATGCTGAGCTTCCGGCTGGACGCCGTCAAGTCCAACGCAGCCGCCTACCTGCAGCACCTGTGCTACCGCAACGACAAGGTGAAGACGGAGGTGCGCCGGCTGAAGGGCATCCCCGTGCTCGTGGGGCTGCTGGATCACCCCAAGAAGGAGGTGCACTACGGCGCCTGTGGAGCGCTCAAGAACATCTCCTTTGGCAAGGACCAGGATAACAAAATCGCCATCAAGAACTGCGACGGGGTGCCTGCGCTGGTGCGCCTGCTGCGCAAGGCCCACGACATGGACCTCACCGAGGTCATCACAG GGACGCTGTGGAACCTGTCCTCGCACGATTCCATCAAAATGGCCATTGTGGATCACGCGCTACATGCCCTGACCGATGAGGTGGTCATTCCCCGCTCCGGCTGGGAGCGGGAGCCCAACGAGGATTCCAAACCCCGCCATATAGAGTGGGAGTCGGTGCTCACCAACACCGCTGGCTGCCTTAG GAATGTGAGCTCGGAGCGGAGCGAGGCCCGTCGGAAGCTGCGGGAATGTGATGGGCTGGTGGATGCCCTGATCTACATTGTGCAGTCTGAGATTGGCCAGAAGGACTTGGACAGCAAG CTGGTGGAGAACTGTGTGTGCCTGCTGAGGAACCTGTCCTACCAAGTCCACCGCGAGATCCCCCATGCTGAGCGCTACCAGGAGACGCCCCTTGTCCCTGCCAACAACGCTGGGCCCCACAACGCCAGCTGCTTTGGGGCCAAGAAGGGCAAAG ACGAGTGGTTCTCCAGAG GTAAAAAGCTCCCAGAAGACCCTGGTGCCGACACAGTGGATTTTCCCAAAAGAACAACTCCAGCCAAAG GCTACGAGCTCCTCTTCCAGCCAGAAGTGGTGCGGATATACATCTCCCTCCTGAAGGAAAGCAAGACTCCAGCTATCCTGGAGGCTTCAGCAGGAGCCATCCAGAACCTGTGCGCTGGCAGCTGGACG TACGGCCGGTACATCCGCTCAGCCCTGCGCCAGGAGAAGGGGCTCTCTGCCATCGCCGACCTCCTGACCCACGACAGCGAGCGCGTGGTGAAAGCGGCATCCGGGGCCCTGCGCAACCTGGCCGTGGACCTGCGCAACAAGGAGCTGATAG GCAAACATGCAATCCCCAACCTAGTGAAGAACCTGCCTGGAGGCCAGCAGACCCCTGCCAAAAACCTCTCTGAGGACACAGTGGTGTCAATCCTCAATACCATCAATGAAGTGATCGTGGACAACCTCGAGGCGGCCAAAAAGCTCCGGGAAACGCAGGGGATTGAGAAGCTTGTGCTGATAAACAAATCTGG GAACCGCTCAGAGAGAGAAGTCCGGGCAGCCGCCCTTGTCTTGCAGACAGTCTGGGGCTATAAGGAGCTGCGGAAGCCCCTTGAGAAGGAAGGCTGGAAGAAGTCAGATTTCCAG GTGAACCTGAGCAATGCCTCTCGGACCCAGGGAGGCAACTCCTTTGATGACAGCACCTTGCCTCTCATCGACAGGAACCAAAAAACAG ACAAGAAATCCTCCCGGGAGGAGATCCAGATGAGCAACATGGGACCAG ACAACTATTCCACACTCAACGAAAGGGACCACAGCAGGACGCTGGACCGATCTGGTGACCTCGGAGACATGGAGCCAGTGAAGGCAGTGCCGTTGATG CAGAAGATCTAG